One segment of Lutra lutra chromosome 12, mLutLut1.2, whole genome shotgun sequence DNA contains the following:
- the OSM gene encoding oncostatin-M isoform X2, with protein sequence MGSCLDKDQELLRQLQKQADIMQRTSMLLNPYIQSQGLDKDGLKEHCRERPGTFPSKEALQRLSRQEFLRALDTMLDHVLHRLKALQRDIPKAQDLETLNRAKQNIRGFKNNIHCLAQLLPGSSETTEPAPIGPGTSPSPTPTPDTFQRRLEGCRFLHGYHRFMHSVGQVFREWAESPSRSRRHSPRRGLRKGACRVPLSRNKRLLPRVQLPR encoded by the exons ATGGGCAGCTGTCTGGACAAGGACCAAGAGCTGCTCAGGCAGCTCCAGAAGCAGGCGGACATCATGCAGCGAACCAGCATGCTCCTGAACCCCTAT ATCCAAAGCCAAGGCCTAGACAAGGATGGACTGAAGGAGCACTGCCGGGAGCGTCCAGGGACCTTCCCCAGCAAAGAGGCCCTGCAGCGGCTCAGCAGGCAGGAATTCCTGCGGGCTCTCGACACCATGCTGGACCACGTTCTGCACAGACTGAAGGCCTTGCAGCGAGACATCCCCAaagcccaggacctggagacaCTGAATAGGGCAAAGCAGAACATTCGCGGGTTCAAGAACAATATCCACTGCCTGGCCCAGCTGCTTCCAGGCTCATCAGAGACGACTGAGCCCGCTCCGATAGGCCCAGGGACATCTCCgtcgcccacccccaccccagacacctTCCAGCGCAGGCTCGAAGGCTGCAGGTTCCTGCACGGCTATCACCGCTTCATGCACTCCGTGGGGCAGGTGTTTCGAGAGTGGGCGGAGAGCCCGAGTCGGAGCCGGAGACACAGCCCCCGCCGGGGCCTGCGGAAGGGGGCCTGCAGAGTGCCACTCTCCAGGAACAAGAGACTCCTGCCCAGGGTTCAGCTGCCCCGGTAG
- the OSM gene encoding oncostatin-M isoform X1, protein MRAQLMWRTLPSLVLGLLFLSTPVMGSCLDKDQELLRQLQKQADIMQRTSMLLNPYIQSQGLDKDGLKEHCRERPGTFPSKEALQRLSRQEFLRALDTMLDHVLHRLKALQRDIPKAQDLETLNRAKQNIRGFKNNIHCLAQLLPGSSETTEPAPIGPGTSPSPTPTPDTFQRRLEGCRFLHGYHRFMHSVGQVFREWAESPSRSRRHSPRRGLRKGACRVPLSRNKRLLPRVQLPR, encoded by the exons ATGCGGGCACAGCTTATGTGGAGGACGCTGCCCA GTCTGGTCCTCGGACTCCTGTTCTTGAGCACGCCGGTCATGGGCAGCTGTCTGGACAAGGACCAAGAGCTGCTCAGGCAGCTCCAGAAGCAGGCGGACATCATGCAGCGAACCAGCATGCTCCTGAACCCCTAT ATCCAAAGCCAAGGCCTAGACAAGGATGGACTGAAGGAGCACTGCCGGGAGCGTCCAGGGACCTTCCCCAGCAAAGAGGCCCTGCAGCGGCTCAGCAGGCAGGAATTCCTGCGGGCTCTCGACACCATGCTGGACCACGTTCTGCACAGACTGAAGGCCTTGCAGCGAGACATCCCCAaagcccaggacctggagacaCTGAATAGGGCAAAGCAGAACATTCGCGGGTTCAAGAACAATATCCACTGCCTGGCCCAGCTGCTTCCAGGCTCATCAGAGACGACTGAGCCCGCTCCGATAGGCCCAGGGACATCTCCgtcgcccacccccaccccagacacctTCCAGCGCAGGCTCGAAGGCTGCAGGTTCCTGCACGGCTATCACCGCTTCATGCACTCCGTGGGGCAGGTGTTTCGAGAGTGGGCGGAGAGCCCGAGTCGGAGCCGGAGACACAGCCCCCGCCGGGGCCTGCGGAAGGGGGCCTGCAGAGTGCCACTCTCCAGGAACAAGAGACTCCTGCCCAGGGTTCAGCTGCCCCGGTAG